CGAAATAGTAAGTGTATGGTATCTCGATACGCTTTATTTAGTAAAGAAATAGCTATGTTTGATTTTTTTGGGGGGGATAACATTAGCTGCCCGGGCATCATTTTAATACGTCAGTCCATATTTTTAAATTATACACTTTTATATATTTGTAAACGTCATTGTTCAAGCTTTGGGTATATGTATCTGATTTTATATCTGAGGTTATTTGATGTGATAGGTTAATAGACGTTTATATGGTTGAGGTCTATCCCTTCTGTCCAATTAATTATCTACACTTATAGTAGTTATTTAAGAATCTCCCTTCCGATTTTACTGCACTTTCGTACAGATTGGGTTTTGTCAGGATTGACTTTTTGTTGATAGATTTTTCCCACTAGAAAATTTATAGTGCTGCCCTTTGTTAAGTTGTGTAAAGGAATAGTTTGGTAGAATGAACAGATACGGATTATCGAAGCTTTTAGGGGCTTGCGTTGTTAGCTTAATAGTAGGCTGCAGTGGTGGAAGTGGTGGAAGTGGTGGAAGTGGTGAGGAGGGAGTTTTGCTTTCTATTCATGGCACCTTGATAGATGGGCCAACTACAAGCGCTGATATTGAAATATTCATAGGTGACTCATTAGTTTCCTCATTTTCCAGTAGCGATGGTGGCTATACGGCTGATATCGAGTTGGATGAATCTGAGTCAGATGAAGTTGTTAAAATTGTTGCCACTTCTCAAGAAGATAGCAAGGTTAAATTTGCGAGCACCCTAGGGACTTTTAGTTATTTAGTCGAAATCGCTGGAGATGATGGTGTTCTTGAACAATCTGAAAGTCATGCTGTAAATATTAGCAGCGTATCTACCGCTATTTCAGCAATATTAGAATCGGAAAGTGACTCAGTTATTGAGTCTTCTGATGAGTGGGATGAGGTATTTAAAAAAGTTGATGCTGAAAGAGCCTTTTCTGTCGCTGCAGCAATAAAAATATTTATAGATTACTCAGAGAGAGGTATATCAATACCTGAAGAAGTAGAAGATACCTATCAGTTTGCTTCAGATTTTGATCTTTCATCTCAATATGTATCTATGTTTATGAATCAGATGGAGGGTTTATTTAAAGAAGTTAAGGTTGCTATGGCCCAAGAAGCTGGCTTTTTAGGCACTTCTAGCAATAATTTAAACCCTATTGAGGGAACATATTACCTTCCATCTGAAGGCGGAAGAATTACATTAAATACAAATGGAACAGGTGAGTATCTCAATGGCAGTGGGTTAGTTGAATTGACTTGGACTCAAGGGCCTGAGGGGATATCTTTGGAGTCTGTAGAGCCCCTTGTAGAGCGTATTCCTATGAAAGTTGGAGAGTATTATCTTTCCGCTGTGAGGGAAAGGCAGTTCGACCGATTGTTCTGGATGTTGGATTCTAAAAATCAAGGAATGGTAGTTTTAGAAACTTCCGATACTCTTAAATTCCCTGATTGGGCTGAGTCGGATGATATATTTGAGACAAATTATATTGCTGCAAACAGTGTTCGCCAATCTGATCTTTTGAGTCCGAAAGATATACTGGTTATTGGTAATTCATATAGTATGCCAACTCCTGATAGAGATGGGGAGGTAGTGAACTACACTGAAAACTTCCAGCCTATTTCTACACTTAAGTCATTAAAAATGAGTTTCGCAGGTGATTTTGAGAATGGCGGCAATGTAAATATTAAAATTCCCGTTGCTTCCGGTAATGGAGAAATAATTGAGAGTGATGTCTCTGCTGTATGGATTGTAGATGATTCTGATCGCCTCGTCGTTAACTTTTCTGATAATGAAAGGTTATATTTCTCTCTATTAAATTTTCAAAATGGGGAAATTCTTAATTCCTTTGTAGAAAGAGTGTCTCCAGATGGACTGCACTCCTCCACAATATCAACTATTTTTTCAAAGGATGTTGAAAACTGGGCTGATAGAGAAATTAAAGGTGTTTATCTATATCCGAAAAATTTCTTCAACCCTCTCAATAGGTTCTATTTCGATATTTCGGCAGATGGTAATATTTCAACGGTATCTATTAATGATTTAGATAATAACGGTGCTATTGAAGATAGTGAGCGTCAGGAGCTAGTTGGGCTCTGGAAATTAAAGGATAACGGTAATCTGTCTATCAGATTTTACAGGTCTGAGTCTGTGGCTGAGCCCTGTATATCAGACTCTTGGAATCCAGAGGTTGATGCAGAGTGTGCTCTTTTCCAAGAGCGTGAATGGGACATCCATCAAATAGATAGTGCTGATAAGTATTGGTTTCAATATAATGTAAAATATTTTGAAGATGCTTATCTTAGCCTTTATGACGAAGATATAGATGTGGATGAGCATGTTTTAAGTACTAATAGAGTTTACCATTCGGGCTTGATTAAGTTATCAGAAAGGCCATTTTAAATATCTAAAGATATGGTTTCCATAGCCAGCTGAATTATTATTTACTGGCGGCACCTTGTGTCGCCATTTTGTATTGATCCAAAAATTAGATAGGTGATTTGGTGTATCTCTAATTATCCCAGATCAGAATTAAATATAAGTTAATTCAGTATTTTATCCATTATTATTGTTTTTGATGCGGTGGTGTTTTTAGGTGCTGATATTTAAGTTCGCAGATTATAACTCGCCTAGAGGTGCAACCGGCACCTGATATCGAGCTCAACACTCATACTATTTATCATTATTTCTCTAGTTATTAAGTCTGTGCCATAAACATTACTCCCAGAGTATATTTTCTAGCTTAAAACGCTGTATCAGTAACTTGCCGAATAATGATGTATAGATGCTTTTTAGATCATTTTTACTAAATCTAACATCCGATTCGCAAATCCCCATTCATTATCAAACCAAATCAGAATCTTGGCTAATCGATTACCGGCTACACGAGTTTGGCTCGCATCGATGATACCGGATCGGGGATCGTGATTAAAATCACAGGATGCGAGAGGTTCTTGGGTAAAACCTAACACACCATTAAATTCAGATTTAGAAACTGATTTTAATAGGGCATTAATATCTTCCCGGCTGACTTCTCTTTGCAGTGAAACGGATAAATCAATCGCGGAAACGTTGACTGTGGGCACTCGCAGGGCTTGCGCCTCAAACTTGCCGACCAAGTTAGGTAATATTCTCTCAATACCCCGGGCCAAAGCCGTATCAACAGGAATAACCGAGCTTACTGCTGAGCGTGTCTTTCTCAGATCAGTATGGTGATAGGCATCACTTACTGGTTGATCATTCATTGCAGAATGGATGGTAGTAATGACTCCAGCTTCTATACCGAAGGCCTTATCCAGAGCAGCAATCACCGGCACGCTGCAATTAGTTGTGCAGGAGGCTGCCGAAATTATTTGCTCTTTGCCATTTAAAATATGGTCGTTTACCCCGTAAACAATCGTGGCATCGACATCGCGGCTGGCGGGTTGGGAAAATAGTACTTTCGTGGCTCCTGCGGCAAGGTGCAGCTCTGCGCTCCGTCGCTGCTTAAAGCTGCCAGTACATTCCAGTACGATATCTACCTGATCCCGCAACCAATCCAGATCTTCTAATCGCTCGCAATGAGTAACGGCAATAGAATCTCCATTAACCTCAAGGATATCTTTATGCACAGAAACTTCGCCTGAGAAGCGGCCGTGGACGGAGTCGTATTTTGTCAGGTGTGCAATGGTGTCGCAGTCAGCCAGTTCATTGATGGCGACTATTTGTAAGCTATCGCGGGCGCCAGACTCATAGAGTGCGCGCAAAACGGAGCGGCCGATACGGCCGTAGCCATTGATGGCAATTCTAGTGGTCATAGCACAACTTTAGGCAGGAGAAAAAATGTCAGCTAAGCGTCCCCGCGCGGCGTTGAGCCAGTGCCGCACGGGGTTGATACCTAAATGATATTCAGTGGAGAGAACAGTATTACTTCAGCAGTTTTTCTACCGCTTCAGCCACATTGTCCACAGTGAAACCAAAGTAGCGCATCAAGTCGCCGGCAGGGGCAGATTCGCCAAAGGTTTCCATACCGATAATAGCGCCATCGAAACCGACAAACTTATACCAGTAGTCTTTGTGGCTCGCTTCTACCGCTACTCGTGCACGTACAGAAGAAGGCAGTACGGACTCACGATAAGCCTCTTCCTGCTCCATAAACAACTCGGCACAGGGCATGGAAACAACGCGAATTTTCTTGCCAACCAGTTTCTCCTGGGCCGCCATCGCCAGCTCTACCTCGGAGCCAGTGGCAATAATAATGGCTTCAGGAGCACCTTCGCAGTCGGACAGTACGTATCCACCGCGCTCAATCTGAGCCAGCTGTGCGCTGTCGCGATCTTGAGGAGCCAGGCCCTGGCGGCTAAAGACCATGGTGCTGGGGCCCTCTTTGCGCGCGATAGCCATCTTCCAGCTCACTGCGGATTCAGTGGCGTCACAGGGGCGCCAAGTGTGCAGGTTCGGAGTGGCGCGCAAGGCGCTGAGCTGTTCTACCGGCTGGTGAGTCGGGCCATCTTCGCCCAGGCCAATAGAGTCGTGGGTGTAGACAAAGACCACACGCTGCTTCATCAGTGCGGCCATGCGCACAGCGTTGCGGGCGTATTCCATAAACATCAGGAAGGTAGCGCCGTAGGGCACGAAACCACCGTGCAGAGCGATACCATTCATAATGGCGCTCATACCGAATTCGCGCACACCGTAATAGATGTAGTTGCCGGAGGCATCCTCGGCGCTGATGCCTTTGGAGCCTGACCAGATAGTGAGGTTGGAGCCAGCCAGGTCGGCGGAGCCGCCGAGGAATTCGGGCAGCAGCGGGCCGTAGGCGTTGAGAGCGTTTTGGCTGGCTTTACGAGAGGCGATCTTCTCTGCACTTCCCTGGCAAGCTTTGATGTACTCATCTGCTTTGCTGAGGAAGTCCGCAGGCAGTTCACCGCTCATACGGCGCTCAAATTCGGTTGCCAGCTCCGGGAATTCTTCGCGGTAATCGGCGAGGATATCTTTCCACTCGTCTTCCTGGGCTTCACCTTTGGCTTTGGCATCCCAGCCAGCGTAGATATCTTCGGGGATTTCAAATGGGCCGTGGGCCCAACCGAGGGTTTCTCGAACCAGGGCGATCTCTTCGTCACCCAGCGGTGCACCGTGACACTCTTCGCGCCCCTGTTTGTTCGGGGAGCCGAAGCCGATCACGGTTTTGCAGCAAATAATGGTGGGCTTATCGGTAACAGAGCGAGCTTCTTCAATAGCGGCTTTGATAGCGGCGGAATCGTGGCCATCCACATTGGGGATTACGTGCCAGCCGTAGGATTCAAAGCGCTTGGGCGTGTCGTCGGTGAACCAGCCTTCCACTTCACCATCGATAGAGATGCCGTTGTCGTCATAGAAGGCGACCAGCTTGCCCAGGCCCAGAGTGCCGGCCAGGGAGCAGGCTTCGTGGGAGATACCTTCCATCAGGCAGCCATCGCCCAAGAATACATAGGTGTGATGGTCTACCAGCTCATAGCCGGGGCGATTGAACTGGGCACCCATTATCTTTTCCGCCATTGCCATACCAACAGCGTTGGTGATGCCCTGACCCAGTGGGCCGGTGGTGGTTTCTACACCAGGGGCATAACCGTATTCGGGATGGCCCGGAGTTTTGGAAT
This DNA window, taken from Microbulbifer sp. VAAF005, encodes the following:
- a CDS encoding glyceraldehyde 3-phosphate dehydrogenase NAD-binding domain-containing protein, with amino-acid sequence MTTRIAINGYGRIGRSVLRALYESGARDSLQIVAINELADCDTIAHLTKYDSVHGRFSGEVSVHKDILEVNGDSIAVTHCERLEDLDWLRDQVDIVLECTGSFKQRRSAELHLAAGATKVLFSQPASRDVDATIVYGVNDHILNGKEQIISAASCTTNCSVPVIAALDKAFGIEAGVITTIHSAMNDQPVSDAYHHTDLRKTRSAVSSVIPVDTALARGIERILPNLVGKFEAQALRVPTVNVSAIDLSVSLQREVSREDINALLKSVSKSEFNGVLGFTQEPLASCDFNHDPRSGIIDASQTRVAGNRLAKILIWFDNEWGFANRMLDLVKMI
- the tkt gene encoding transketolase; this translates as MSSTPSRADKANAIRALSMDAVQKAKSGHPGAPMGMADIAEVLWNDYLKHNPANPNWADRDRFVLSNGHGSMLLYSLLHLSGYDLPIEELQNFRQLHSKTPGHPEYGYAPGVETTTGPLGQGITNAVGMAMAEKIMGAQFNRPGYELVDHHTYVFLGDGCLMEGISHEACSLAGTLGLGKLVAFYDDNGISIDGEVEGWFTDDTPKRFESYGWHVIPNVDGHDSAAIKAAIEEARSVTDKPTIICCKTVIGFGSPNKQGREECHGAPLGDEEIALVRETLGWAHGPFEIPEDIYAGWDAKAKGEAQEDEWKDILADYREEFPELATEFERRMSGELPADFLSKADEYIKACQGSAEKIASRKASQNALNAYGPLLPEFLGGSADLAGSNLTIWSGSKGISAEDASGNYIYYGVREFGMSAIMNGIALHGGFVPYGATFLMFMEYARNAVRMAALMKQRVVFVYTHDSIGLGEDGPTHQPVEQLSALRATPNLHTWRPCDATESAVSWKMAIARKEGPSTMVFSRQGLAPQDRDSAQLAQIERGGYVLSDCEGAPEAIIIATGSEVELAMAAQEKLVGKKIRVVSMPCAELFMEQEEAYRESVLPSSVRARVAVEASHKDYWYKFVGFDGAIIGMETFGESAPAGDLMRYFGFTVDNVAEAVEKLLK